CAGTCTGAAGCTAGTGCTGTTGTTGGATATTTCTGATTAAAAACAAGGGAACCTTGTTCGCTAATTGAGGTGAGTGATGCCTTTAAATTGCTTTTTAATGCAGGGTTACTTTGTCCATAAGCCAGCATAGGGCCTATAATATAATCCGCCGCTAGGCTGAGTAGTTGTGTTCCGCCTTGATTAGCAAGTAGCTGATCTGCCACTTTTGAACCTCTAAACGTTGCTCCTACACCTGTCAGTGAGGCCACGTATTGGGGTTTAACCGCTTCTACATAGCGAATGGTTGGTCCACCATGGCTATGCCCAATCAAATTAACTTTGGGCTTGCCAGTCAGGGCAATAACCTCTTCAACTTGTTGTAGTAACTGTTCACCTCGTACTTCAGTTGATTCTAGAGGGGAAATTTGTGCTGCAAAGGTGGTTGCGCCATTTCGAGCCAAGTCGGGTAAAATTTGATACCAATAATCTAGCCCAAGTTCGGCAACGCCCACTCTGCTGAACCCAAACATGCCATGGGTAAATAGCAATGGATATTTGGTTTGTGCATAATTACTTTTTACGCTTGCAGTCACGGTCTGTAATCCAGCTGTGGCTGTGGTTGCGCTGAGTCCAAGGCTGGTAACCAGACCTACGAGTGACATTGTTTGTATCATTTTTTTCGTTATAAACATTTTTTTTCATCCTGAAAAAGTCAAACACGGTATAGCTTTAATCTGCGAACGGAAGTTTTCCTCCCGTGTCATATGTGGTTTCAAAGGCTCCTAGTCGAAGTTGTTCTTGTGAATTATTAAACTGTTGATCACGTAGTTTTTGAATGGCTTGCTGCTGCGCATCTTGGGTCATATTGCTTTTGAGAATGTTGTCGCGTTGTTCTAAGTAAGTATTGACCCGAGATTTCCAATTGCGTCGATCTTGGTCGAGTTTTTCTAGGCGTACTGTC
This DNA window, taken from Acinetobacter sp. WCHA55, encodes the following:
- a CDS encoding lipase family alpha/beta hydrolase produces the protein MSLVGLVTSLGLSATTATAGLQTVTASVKSNYAQTKYPLLFTHGMFGFSRVGVAELGLDYWYQILPDLARNGATTFAAQISPLESTEVRGEQLLQQVEEVIALTGKPKVNLIGHSHGGPTIRYVEAVKPQYVASLTGVGATFRGSKVADQLLANQGGTQLLSLAADYIIGPMLAYGQSNPALKSNLKASLTSISEQGSLVFNQKYPTTALASDCNKSGATSSNGVYYYSWTGTSQVTNILDVADSAIALLGPLAYGHLDNDGLVARCSTHFGKVIRDNYDWNHLDEVNQVMGLRGLFSADPVDVYRQHANRLKMQGL